Proteins found in one Chloroflexota bacterium genomic segment:
- a CDS encoding GNAT family N-acetyltransferase, producing the protein MHLFRRVPSIQDLAMRPLVESDLPPLMGLLEQTPWASLSIPHDEFRLTLNDQLSIVLEYNGKLWGCVLMGYAVGPIAWIRALIVHHSLRPAEAVTEFLQAAEGYAKAHGVERLLIMSDERDASWLLPWVLREGYHPQLDVVGYEKRAMNIPAWGNTGAWIRPATTDDVPMIAKIDAAAFADEWVKNSTILAGVFPVAPFYIVAELNHTIVGYAFATVHHGGMMAHLVRIAVDPALQGQAIGVRLLAELVDWCSLKGVQLLSLNTQNTNQHAQRLYEWFGFMRNGERQTVLVKDL; encoded by the coding sequence ATGCATTTGTTTCGTCGCGTTCCGAGCATTCAAGATTTGGCGATGCGGCCACTGGTTGAGAGCGATTTGCCGCCGCTGATGGGCTTGCTTGAGCAAACTCCATGGGCTTCGCTTTCGATTCCCCACGATGAGTTTCGCTTAACCCTCAACGATCAGCTTAGTATTGTCTTGGAATACAACGGCAAATTGTGGGGCTGCGTGCTGATGGGCTACGCAGTTGGCCCCATTGCCTGGATTCGGGCGCTGATTGTGCATCATTCGTTGCGTCCAGCCGAGGCGGTGACTGAATTTTTACAAGCCGCCGAGGGTTATGCTAAAGCTCATGGTGTTGAGCGCTTGTTGATTATGAGCGACGAACGCGATGCAAGTTGGCTGTTGCCGTGGGTGTTACGCGAGGGCTATCATCCCCAGCTTGATGTCGTGGGCTATGAAAAACGTGCGATGAATATTCCGGCTTGGGGCAATACTGGGGCGTGGATTCGCCCAGCGACGACCGACGATGTACCCATGATTGCCAAGATCGATGCTGCCGCCTTTGCTGACGAATGGGTCAAAAATAGCACGATTTTGGCTGGAGTTTTCCCAGTTGCACCCTTCTATATCGTAGCCGAGCTTAACCATACAATTGTTGGCTATGCCTTTGCCACCGTGCATCATGGCGGTATGATGGCTCATTTAGTACGGATCGCGGTTGATCCAGCGCTGCAAGGCCAAGCCATCGGCGTACGGCTTTTAGCTGAATTAGTCGATTGGTGCAGTTTAAAGGGCGTGCAATTGCTCTCACTGAATACCCAAAACACCAACCAACATGCCCAACGGCTCTACGAGTGGTTTGGGTTTATGCGCAATGGCGAACGCCAAACCGTTTTGGTCAAAGATTTGTAG
- a CDS encoding MoxR family ATPase translates to MKHVQEIAQRVAANVEKVIIGKRAAVDLTLIALLCRGHVLLEDVPGVGKTTLAKAIARSIGCSFKRIQFTPDLLPTDVSGVSIYNQKSGEFEFRPGPIIANLVLADEINRATPKTQSALLESMEEGQLTVDGITRALPQPFIVLATQNPIEYEGTFPLPEAQLDRFLLRITLGYPAKADELAILESQRKAHPIDALAQVVSIEELQHMQSEIRDVYVDEQIKEYIVAITTATRNNSDVYLGASPRGSLALYRTAQALAALQGRDYVIPDDIKVLVKPVLAHRMIISPAARIRNIHADELMQQILSQVPVPGARAGRRYERQQPAAAH, encoded by the coding sequence ATGAAACATGTGCAAGAGATAGCCCAACGGGTAGCCGCCAATGTCGAAAAAGTGATCATCGGCAAACGCGCGGCGGTCGATTTAACCCTGATCGCCCTGCTTTGTCGCGGGCATGTGCTGTTGGAAGATGTGCCAGGCGTAGGCAAAACCACCCTCGCCAAGGCAATTGCCCGCAGCATCGGCTGTAGCTTCAAGCGCATTCAGTTCACTCCCGACCTGCTGCCAACCGATGTGAGTGGAGTTTCGATCTACAATCAAAAATCAGGTGAGTTTGAATTTCGGCCTGGGCCAATTATTGCCAACTTAGTGCTGGCCGATGAAATTAATCGGGCCACACCCAAAACTCAATCGGCTTTGCTCGAAAGCATGGAAGAAGGCCAATTGACCGTCGATGGCATTACCCGCGCCTTGCCTCAGCCGTTTATCGTGCTTGCCACCCAAAATCCAATCGAATATGAAGGCACGTTTCCGCTACCTGAGGCTCAACTCGACCGCTTTCTGCTGCGAATTACCCTCGGTTATCCGGCCAAAGCCGATGAATTAGCAATTTTGGAGAGCCAACGCAAAGCCCACCCAATCGATGCGCTAGCTCAAGTCGTCAGCATCGAAGAGTTGCAACATATGCAATCCGAGATTCGCGATGTCTATGTCGATGAGCAAATCAAAGAATATATTGTGGCAATTACTACCGCCACCCGCAACAACAGCGATGTGTACCTTGGGGCTAGCCCGCGTGGTTCGTTAGCCTTGTATCGCACAGCCCAAGCTTTAGCCGCTTTGCAAGGCCGCGATTATGTGATTCCTGACGACATCAAAGTGCTGGTCAAGCCAGTCTTGGCCCATCGCATGATCATCAGCCCAGCAGCGCGGATTCGCAATATTCATGCTGATGAATTGATGCAACAAATTTTGAGCCAAGTGCCCGTACCAGGCGCACGCGCTGGGCGACGATATGAGCGGCAGCAGCCGGCGGCTGCACATTAG
- a CDS encoding DUF58 domain-containing protein has product MRALGILGLAVVLFLTGLSSNISFFYYLTYTMLGLLVIAYAWAWSNLEGLEIERESSTTRAQVGETVRERITIYNTWPVPKLWVEVRDHSDLPSHGSGFVSYIPGREKRRWMVRTPCTLRGKWRLGPVSVRSGDPFGIFQLHKMVDLTHDLLVYPATVDLPKFELPTAELIGGQDVRSRTFHVTPNVSTVRQYVPGDSFNRIHWRSTARTGNLMVKEFELDPSADVWIILDMEERFHHGQPDAAIPAIIKTLQGKIAIPNTTEEYSITLAASLARHLLRLNRSVGLLTYGAQREIILPEREARQLYKILEPLAMLHATSNTSLAELLAAESQRFGRNASLLIITAALDERWVAAVQRLVYRGARASIMFLDGKSFGGWRDPEPTFARLAELRVPVYRIHAGDGLDRALAEPAIRPMGRS; this is encoded by the coding sequence ATGCGGGCATTAGGCATTTTGGGCTTGGCCGTGGTGCTATTTCTGACCGGCCTTTCGAGTAATATTTCTTTCTTTTATTACTTGACCTATACCATGCTAGGCTTGTTGGTCATCGCCTATGCTTGGGCTTGGAGCAACCTCGAAGGGCTGGAAATCGAGCGCGAATCCAGTACCACTCGCGCTCAAGTTGGCGAGACCGTGCGCGAACGAATCACCATTTACAATACTTGGCCTGTACCCAAACTCTGGGTCGAGGTACGCGATCACTCCGATTTACCTTCGCATGGCTCGGGCTTTGTGAGCTATATTCCAGGCCGCGAAAAACGGCGCTGGATGGTGCGTACACCCTGTACCTTGCGCGGCAAATGGCGCTTGGGGCCAGTTTCGGTGCGCAGCGGCGATCCCTTCGGTATCTTCCAATTGCATAAAATGGTCGATCTAACCCATGATCTGTTGGTCTATCCGGCCACCGTCGATTTACCAAAATTTGAACTGCCAACCGCTGAGTTAATCGGTGGGCAAGATGTGCGTTCACGCACCTTTCACGTTACGCCGAATGTTTCGACTGTGCGCCAATATGTGCCAGGCGATAGCTTCAACCGCATTCACTGGCGTTCGACAGCGCGAACTGGCAATCTCATGGTCAAGGAATTTGAGCTTGATCCATCAGCAGATGTTTGGATCATTTTGGACATGGAAGAACGTTTTCACCATGGCCAGCCTGATGCAGCGATTCCAGCGATTATCAAAACCTTGCAAGGCAAAATCGCAATTCCTAACACCACCGAGGAATATAGCATTACCTTGGCGGCTTCGTTGGCGCGGCATTTGTTGCGGCTCAATCGTAGTGTGGGCTTATTGACCTACGGCGCACAACGCGAAATTATCCTGCCTGAACGCGAAGCTCGCCAGCTTTACAAAATTTTAGAGCCATTGGCGATGCTGCATGCCACCAGCAATACCTCATTAGCCGAATTATTGGCCGCTGAAAGCCAACGTTTTGGCCGCAATGCCTCGCTGCTGATCATCACTGCCGCGCTTGATGAACGTTGGGTGGCAGCGGTTCAGCGCTTGGTCTATCGTGGGGCACGCGCTTCGATTATGTTTCTCGATGGCAAATCGTTTGGCGGCTGGCGCGACCCTGAACCAACCTTTGCCCGTTTGGCCGAGCTACGCGTGCCAGTCTATCGCATTCATGCTGGCGATGGCTTAGATCGCGCTTTAGCTGAGCCAGCTATTCGCCCAATGGGTCGGAGCTAA
- a CDS encoding GNAT family N-acetyltransferase: MTQTQPTVALRPANANDLAILGELLLDLYDAELPDSLRGADSQRQALLRYTLHANNFAGVRGRYLALNQAGEIVGMAGIQFPNEPAPDRVPRGTLNMAVQLIGLKHTLHLLSTVAASMLMPPPKFNPSYAYIHGIVVREQQRNQGYGAAIMQAVEQQLVARKVAGAQLQVIVDNHQAAKLYERLGYRTVYRSPQWLDRVTIPNVLMQKPLVTN, encoded by the coding sequence ATGACACAAACCCAACCAACCGTAGCGTTACGTCCGGCCAATGCGAATGATCTGGCAATTTTGGGTGAGCTGTTGCTCGATTTGTATGATGCTGAATTGCCCGATTCGTTGCGTGGAGCCGATAGCCAGCGCCAAGCCTTGTTGCGCTACACCTTGCATGCCAACAATTTTGCCGGAGTGCGCGGGCGTTATTTGGCGCTTAATCAAGCTGGCGAAATTGTGGGCATGGCGGGAATTCAATTTCCCAACGAGCCAGCCCCTGATCGAGTGCCGCGTGGCACATTGAATATGGCAGTGCAGTTAATTGGATTGAAACATACATTGCACCTGTTGAGCACTGTTGCGGCCTCGATGCTGATGCCACCACCCAAATTCAACCCCAGCTATGCCTATATTCATGGGATTGTGGTGCGCGAGCAACAGCGCAACCAAGGTTATGGCGCAGCAATTATGCAGGCAGTTGAACAACAATTAGTGGCGCGTAAAGTAGCAGGGGCGCAACTACAAGTGATTGTCGATAACCATCAAGCCGCCAAATTATATGAGCGCTTGGGCTATCGCACGGTTTACCGCTCACCCCAATGGCTCGATCGGGTAACAATTCCGAATGTGTTGATGCAAAAGCCGTTGGTAACAAACTAA
- a CDS encoding TetR/AcrR family transcriptional regulator encodes MSPRRDVRVERTAQIIEAATHLFAQHGIDQTSMDMLAKAVGMSKGVLYWYFESKDAIILALLEQLFNQPLLEVQALLQAPESTAQRLTKLTTNLAAALEELQSLVPLAQELYALSARNNNVQSFLASYFQRYRASLAALIQQGLERGEFSSIDPEQVAWHLAALYEGSTVLWLLEPTPQRLTEQLQAALQLVFKAIVAR; translated from the coding sequence ATGTCTCCACGGCGCGATGTCCGAGTTGAACGCACGGCGCAGATTATCGAAGCAGCAACCCACTTGTTTGCCCAGCATGGCATCGATCAAACTAGCATGGACATGCTGGCCAAGGCCGTTGGCATGAGCAAAGGGGTCTTGTATTGGTATTTTGAGAGCAAAGATGCAATCATCCTCGCGTTGTTGGAGCAGCTATTCAATCAACCATTGTTGGAAGTGCAAGCATTGTTGCAAGCACCTGAATCGACGGCTCAACGCTTGACCAAACTAACCACCAACTTGGCCGCCGCCTTGGAAGAATTACAGAGCCTTGTGCCTTTGGCGCAAGAATTGTATGCACTTTCGGCTCGCAATAACAACGTTCAAAGCTTCTTGGCAAGCTATTTTCAGCGCTATCGGGCCAGTTTGGCGGCGTTGATTCAGCAAGGCCTTGAGCGCGGCGAATTCAGTTCTATCGACCCCGAACAAGTTGCCTGGCATTTGGCAGCGCTCTACGAAGGCTCGACCGTGCTCTGGCTGCTAGAGCCAACGCCTCAGCGTTTGACCGAGCAATTACAAGCAGCTTTGCAACTAGTATTTAAGGCGATTGTGGCTCGTTAA
- a CDS encoding MBL fold metallo-hydrolase: MAGTMRVTFWGVRGSYPVPGSDTVQFGGNTPCVEVEANGHTIILDAGTGIVRLGNDLLRRAKERGGPVRATLLFSHMHHDHTQGFPFFTPAYVGSSILNIFGPRVFERDLEETLAHSMLPPSFPVSLGEMNSLKFMRNMTETDVLLFDANQDTVTVKNFYHDQIADDPDVVQIRAMRSYAHPEGVFIYRVQWQGKSVVYATDTEGYVNTDQRLAAFANQTDLLIHDAQYSEAHYLGHAGYNATQGWGHSTPQMACAVAMAAQAKRLVLFHHEPRYNDAMIRELEQASQAIFANTTAAYEGLTIEI, from the coding sequence ATGGCTGGGACAATGCGGGTCACATTTTGGGGTGTTCGGGGTAGCTATCCGGTTCCCGGGTCGGATACTGTGCAGTTTGGCGGCAATACACCATGTGTCGAAGTCGAGGCCAATGGGCATACGATTATTCTCGATGCGGGGACGGGAATTGTGCGCCTCGGTAATGATCTGTTGCGACGAGCCAAAGAGCGCGGCGGCCCAGTACGGGCAACCTTGCTATTTAGCCATATGCACCATGATCATACCCAAGGCTTTCCATTCTTTACTCCGGCCTATGTTGGCTCAAGTATTTTGAATATTTTTGGGCCACGGGTATTCGAGCGTGATCTTGAAGAAACGTTGGCACATTCAATGTTGCCACCAAGTTTTCCGGTGTCGTTGGGCGAAATGAACTCGCTGAAGTTTATGCGCAACATGACCGAGACCGATGTATTGCTGTTTGATGCCAATCAAGATACGGTGACGGTCAAGAATTTCTACCACGATCAGATTGCTGATGATCCTGATGTGGTGCAGATTCGGGCCATGCGTTCGTATGCGCACCCCGAAGGTGTGTTTATCTATCGGGTGCAATGGCAGGGCAAGAGTGTGGTCTATGCGACCGACACCGAAGGCTATGTCAATACTGATCAGCGCTTGGCGGCGTTTGCCAACCAAACCGACTTGTTGATCCACGATGCTCAATATAGTGAAGCGCATTATCTCGGCCATGCTGGTTATAACGCGACCCAAGGTTGGGGCCACTCTACGCCGCAAATGGCTTGTGCAGTGGCCATGGCTGCTCAGGCCAAACGCTTAGTTTTGTTCCATCACGAGCCACGCTATAACGATGCGATGATTCGTGAGCTGGAGCAGGCTTCGCAGGCCATTTTTGCTAACACCACCGCTGCCTACGAAGGCTTAACAATCGAAATCTAA
- a CDS encoding leucyl aminopeptidase: protein MQIRVVQGAVAQQADAIVVVGTWANEELPASVAGLIEASDWSGKYKKTTVLYLGAQATGIPAFASRRVLLVGLGKRELWNAERARIIGAVLAQRVRDLGLTSYSLPLLGSEVLGVSRSAEALSEGALLGAYRFDGFKTLPDDFVPAVALEQVTLVAEAELEAAEFGSKWGIALAHGVNLARDLGNNPPIVATPTYLAEAAQTIARDYGMTCLVLDHDQQKELGMGALIGVAKGAAEPAKFIVLEHGQAEPGKPTICLVGKGITFDTGGISIKPADNMDKMKMDMQGAGAVIGTMEAVGRLKLPIHVVALVAATENMPGSNAYKPGDILKAMNGVTIEVLNTDAEGRLVLADALSYAQKYNPDAIIDLATLTGACVVALGSYAAGAMTNNPALLQRVQQAAEGSGDRVWELPLWDEYRRQVRSDIADIKNTGGRNGGAITAGAFLSHFVGDYPWVHLDIAGVAWTEDQPKEYNPKGATGYGVRLLTELLREWSGVSL, encoded by the coding sequence ATGCAGATTCGTGTAGTACAAGGCGCTGTTGCTCAACAAGCCGATGCCATTGTTGTTGTTGGTACATGGGCCAATGAGGAACTGCCTGCCAGCGTTGCTGGTTTAATTGAAGCGAGTGATTGGTCAGGAAAGTACAAAAAAACCACTGTGCTCTATCTTGGCGCACAAGCGACAGGTATTCCCGCCTTCGCCAGCCGCCGGGTGCTGTTGGTTGGTTTGGGCAAGCGCGAATTATGGAATGCTGAACGTGCTCGTATTATTGGGGCAGTTTTGGCTCAACGGGTACGCGATTTGGGCCTGACGAGCTATAGCCTACCCTTGCTTGGCAGCGAGGTTTTGGGTGTCAGCCGTAGCGCTGAGGCTTTGAGCGAAGGCGCGTTGTTGGGTGCTTATCGCTTTGATGGCTTTAAAACCTTGCCCGACGATTTTGTGCCAGCCGTTGCTTTAGAACAGGTGACGTTGGTTGCCGAAGCTGAGCTTGAAGCCGCCGAATTTGGCTCGAAATGGGGCATTGCGTTGGCTCATGGAGTCAATCTGGCCCGCGATTTGGGCAACAATCCGCCAATCGTGGCAACGCCAACCTACTTAGCCGAAGCCGCCCAAACTATTGCCCGCGATTATGGCATGACCTGTTTGGTGCTCGATCACGACCAACAAAAAGAGTTGGGTATGGGTGCATTGATTGGGGTTGCCAAGGGTGCGGCTGAGCCAGCCAAGTTCATCGTTTTGGAGCATGGCCAAGCTGAGCCAGGCAAACCAACGATTTGTTTGGTCGGCAAGGGCATTACCTTCGATACAGGCGGGATTTCGATCAAGCCAGCCGATAACATGGACAAAATGAAAATGGACATGCAAGGCGCTGGCGCAGTGATTGGCACGATGGAAGCCGTTGGCCGTTTGAAATTGCCAATTCACGTCGTAGCCTTGGTGGCGGCAACCGAAAATATGCCTGGCAGCAATGCCTACAAACCAGGCGATATTCTCAAGGCCATGAATGGCGTAACGATCGAAGTACTCAATACCGATGCTGAAGGCCGTTTGGTCTTGGCTGATGCGCTTTCCTATGCCCAAAAATACAATCCTGATGCAATTATCGACCTTGCAACCCTGACTGGCGCGTGTGTCGTGGCGCTTGGCTCGTATGCCGCAGGCGCGATGACCAACAATCCAGCCTTGTTGCAACGGGTGCAGCAAGCCGCCGAAGGTTCAGGTGATCGGGTTTGGGAACTGCCATTGTGGGATGAATATCGCCGTCAAGTGCGCTCCGATATTGCCGACATCAAAAATACTGGTGGTCGCAACGGTGGGGCGATTACCGCTGGGGCGTTCTTGAGCCACTTCGTTGGCGATTATCCATGGGTCCACTTGGATATTGCCGGCGTGGCATGGACTGAAGATCAACCCAAGGAATACAACCCTAAAGGAGCAACCGGCTATGGGGTGCGCCTCTTGACGGAATTGCTGCGCGAGTGGAGTGGCGTTTCGTTATAG
- the hutU gene encoding urocanate hydratase: protein MTSSRIVRAPRGSELSCKGWAQEAALRMLMNNLDPDVAEDPQNLIVYGGTGKAARNWQCFDAIVRSLQELNDDETLLVQSGKPVAVFRSHRDAPRVLIANSMLVPHWATWENFRELEQAGLTMYGQMTAGSWIYIGTQGILQGTYETLAAIARQHFGGSLRGRWTLTAGLGGMGGAQPLAVTMNDGVALVVEVDRHRMQRRLDTRYLDVAVDTLEEAMTLVDEAVRDGKALSVGLLGNAAEVFGELYKRGVRPDIVTDQTSAHDPLEGYVPAGMSLEQALELRQRDPEAYVKHSTASMVEHVKAMVAFADAGSIVFDYGNNLRGVAKAAGYDRAFAYPGFVPAYIRPLFCEGKGPFRWAALSGDPADIAKTDEALLELFPEDQALHRWIRAAQERVQFQGLPARICWLGYGERAKAGALFNKLVRDGVVSAPIVIGRDHLDCGSVASPNRETEAMRDGSDAIGDWPILNAMINAVNGATWVSVHHGGGVGIGYSLHAGMVIVADGTAEADQRLERVLTSDPGMGVVRHVDAGYDEAIAVAQERNVHIPMLKQ, encoded by the coding sequence ATGACTTCATCGCGCATTGTGCGTGCACCACGCGGCTCAGAATTATCGTGTAAAGGGTGGGCGCAAGAAGCAGCGTTGCGAATGCTGATGAATAATCTTGATCCTGATGTGGCCGAAGATCCGCAGAATTTGATTGTATACGGCGGCACGGGTAAGGCTGCCCGCAATTGGCAATGCTTCGATGCGATTGTGCGTTCGTTGCAAGAACTCAACGATGATGAAACCTTGTTGGTCCAATCGGGCAAACCTGTTGCCGTGTTTCGCAGCCATCGCGATGCCCCACGGGTGCTGATTGCCAATTCGATGCTCGTGCCACATTGGGCCACATGGGAGAACTTCCGCGAATTGGAGCAGGCTGGCTTGACGATGTATGGCCAAATGACCGCTGGCTCGTGGATTTATATTGGTACACAAGGAATTTTGCAAGGCACCTATGAGACGCTGGCCGCCATTGCCCGTCAACATTTTGGTGGCTCATTGCGCGGTCGTTGGACGCTTACCGCAGGCCTTGGCGGTATGGGCGGCGCACAACCATTAGCCGTCACAATGAACGATGGCGTGGCCTTGGTCGTCGAAGTTGATCGCCATCGTATGCAGCGTCGCTTGGATACGCGCTATCTCGATGTGGCAGTTGATACGCTTGAAGAAGCCATGACCTTGGTTGATGAAGCGGTGCGCGATGGCAAAGCACTTTCGGTTGGTTTGTTGGGCAACGCCGCCGAAGTCTTTGGTGAATTGTATAAGCGTGGTGTGCGCCCCGATATTGTGACCGACCAAACCAGTGCCCACGACCCGCTTGAGGGCTATGTGCCAGCTGGCATGAGCCTTGAGCAGGCACTCGAATTGCGTCAACGCGATCCCGAAGCATATGTCAAGCATTCAACTGCTTCAATGGTTGAGCATGTTAAAGCTATGGTTGCCTTTGCTGATGCTGGCTCGATCGTGTTTGATTATGGCAATAATTTGCGCGGTGTGGCCAAGGCTGCTGGTTATGATCGCGCATTTGCCTATCCTGGCTTTGTGCCTGCCTATATTCGCCCGTTGTTCTGCGAAGGCAAAGGGCCATTCCGTTGGGCAGCGCTTTCGGGCGACCCAGCTGATATTGCCAAAACCGATGAAGCCTTGCTCGAATTATTCCCAGAAGATCAAGCCTTGCACCGCTGGATTCGCGCCGCTCAAGAGCGGGTTCAATTCCAAGGTTTGCCCGCCCGCATTTGCTGGCTCGGCTATGGCGAACGGGCCAAAGCTGGCGCGTTATTCAACAAATTGGTGCGCGATGGCGTTGTGAGTGCGCCAATCGTGATTGGCCGCGACCACCTCGATTGTGGATCGGTTGCTTCGCCCAACCGCGAAACCGAAGCCATGCGCGATGGCTCCGATGCAATTGGCGATTGGCCAATCTTGAATGCCATGATCAATGCGGTCAATGGTGCAACTTGGGTCAGCGTCCATCATGGCGGCGGCGTTGGCATCGGCTATTCGCTGCATGCTGGCATGGTGATTGTGGCTGATGGCACTGCTGAAGCCGATCAACGTCTAGAGCGGGTGCTCACCAGCGATCCTGGCATGGGCGTGGTGCGCCACGTTGATGCAGGCTACGATGAAGCAATTGCCGTGGCCCAAGAGCGCAATGTGCATATTCCAATGCTGAAACAATAA
- a CDS encoding EAL domain-containing protein — protein sequence MSNPRILILDHTPTSTQDLSTQLTAAGCSVMSHLSTWEAAACLLGEQSVDLVLATLHFVPQINQQPCPVPVVYLSQTNEQATQIPNQPTAIDILTLPISTESLVLTLKTIIERSHLTQRLSRVEVWMQTMLAHVSDGVVAIDQHGKIQWINPAAEHMTGWDYRSALQQDFNQVVVIRSSLNDQRIDVIAAALRNEPVFALPFERYLHARDGHATSITEHVTPLLNNDGQNNGAIVILRDHTAQLQMEEALYYQSLHDSLTGLPNRRSFQLHLSRALEYQRHHHDYSFAIILLDIDEFKMVNDGLGYHIGDTMLTEIAQRLRRALYLPGDVVARFDGDEFAIFFDRLPDLPAAFNAAQRIRQLFEDPFMIENGQEIFCNVSIGLELITSEVPIETVMRNADLALYRAKHTGRGGIEIFDQTLYANFSTRLHNETALRLALQRQEFRLFAQPIIDFEHSHCTGFEILIRWAHPDGRLRSPGQFLDIAEETGLIIPLGWWMLEVAAEQLERWQADSMMQHMTLAINLSPRQLLHSQLLPTLKSIFERYQFPRQQLHLEITEGALLNTERAEPILNALRNFGLHLHIDDFGTGYSSLTYLHRFPLNTIKIDRSFIQAALEDQRSLAIVRTIINLAQTMQLATIAEGIETAEHIQVLRELGCQAGQGYFFSPPVPLEQAADFSCSLN from the coding sequence ATGAGTAATCCACGAATCTTGATTCTTGATCATACGCCTACAAGCACTCAAGACCTCAGCACTCAATTGACGGCGGCTGGTTGCAGCGTTATGTCCCACCTTAGCACATGGGAAGCCGCAGCATGCCTGCTTGGCGAGCAGAGTGTTGATCTGGTGTTGGCAACGCTGCATTTTGTGCCTCAAATCAATCAGCAACCCTGCCCAGTTCCGGTGGTCTATCTGAGCCAAACCAATGAGCAAGCCACCCAAATACCCAATCAACCGACCGCCATCGATATTTTAACCTTGCCAATTAGCACCGAAAGCCTTGTGCTTACCCTCAAAACGATCATCGAGCGTAGCCATTTGACCCAACGGCTTAGTCGGGTCGAAGTTTGGATGCAAACGATGTTGGCGCATGTCAGCGATGGCGTGGTGGCAATCGATCAGCATGGCAAAATTCAGTGGATCAATCCTGCCGCCGAGCATATGACTGGCTGGGATTATCGCAGTGCACTCCAGCAGGATTTTAATCAAGTGGTAGTGATTCGCAGCAGTCTCAACGATCAACGCATTGACGTGATTGCGGCGGCCTTGCGCAACGAGCCAGTGTTTGCCTTGCCCTTTGAGCGTTATTTGCATGCTCGCGACGGCCATGCAACCTCAATTACTGAACATGTTACGCCATTGCTCAATAACGACGGCCAAAATAATGGAGCAATCGTGATTTTGCGCGATCATACAGCTCAATTACAAATGGAAGAGGCGCTGTATTATCAATCACTGCACGATTCATTAACTGGCTTGCCCAATCGCCGTTCATTTCAATTGCATTTATCGCGGGCTTTAGAATATCAACGCCATCATCATGATTATAGCTTTGCGATTATTTTGCTCGATATCGATGAATTTAAAATGGTCAACGATGGCTTGGGTTATCATATCGGCGATACAATGCTGACTGAAATTGCCCAGCGTTTACGCCGCGCCCTCTATTTGCCAGGCGATGTTGTAGCACGCTTCGATGGCGATGAATTTGCAATCTTTTTTGATCGGCTGCCCGATTTGCCTGCTGCATTCAACGCCGCCCAACGCATTCGCCAACTCTTTGAAGATCCATTTATGATTGAAAATGGTCAGGAAATTTTCTGCAATGTCAGCATTGGTTTGGAATTAATCACCAGTGAAGTGCCGATTGAAACCGTGATGCGTAACGCCGATCTAGCACTGTATCGGGCTAAACATACAGGACGCGGCGGCATCGAGATTTTCGATCAAACCTTGTATGCCAATTTTAGCACCCGTTTGCACAACGAAACGGCGTTGCGCCTCGCCTTGCAACGCCAAGAATTTCGGCTGTTTGCTCAGCCAATTATCGATTTTGAGCATAGCCATTGCACCGGCTTTGAAATTTTGATTCGTTGGGCACACCCCGATGGACGTTTGCGCTCGCCTGGCCAATTTTTGGATATTGCCGAGGAAACTGGCTTAATTATTCCATTGGGCTGGTGGATGCTGGAAGTTGCAGCCGAGCAACTTGAGCGGTGGCAAGCCGACTCGATGATGCAGCACATGACTTTGGCGATTAATCTCTCACCACGCCAATTATTGCATAGCCAACTTTTGCCAACGCTTAAATCAATATTCGAGCGCTACCAATTTCCACGCCAACAATTGCATTTAGAAATTACCGAAGGCGCATTATTAAATACTGAACGGGCTGAACCAATTTTGAATGCCTTGCGCAATTTTGGTTTGCATTTACACATTGATGATTTTGGTACTGGCTATTCATCATTAACCTATTTACATCGTTTTCCATTGAATACAATCAAAATTGACCGTTCGTTTATTCAAGCAGCGCTGGAAGATCAACGGAGTTTAGCGATTGTGCGTACAATTATCAATTTGGCCCAAACCATGCAATTGGCCACGATTGCCGAGGGCATCGAAACCGCTGAGCATATTCAAGTACTGCGTGAACTTGGCTGTCAAGCAGGCCAAGGCTATTTCTTCTCGCCGCCCGTTCCACTCGAACAGGCGGCGGACTTCTCATGTTCGTTGAATTAG